One genomic region from Equus asinus isolate D_3611 breed Donkey chromosome 10, EquAss-T2T_v2, whole genome shotgun sequence encodes:
- the LOC106830501 gene encoding olfactory receptor 13C2 has product MEWDNQTILVEFFLKGLSGYPRLELLFFVLILIMYVVILLGNGTLILISILDSHLHTPMYFFLGNLSFLDISYTTTSIPSTLVSFLSERKTISFTGCAVQMFLGLAMGTTECVLLGMMAVDRYVAICNPLRYPVIVSKESYVPMAAGSWIIGVVNSAVQTVFVVQLPFCRNNVINHFSCEILAVMKLACADISGNEFIMLVATTLFILTPLLLIIVSYTLIIVSILKIRSSEGRSKVFSTCSAHLTVVIIFYGTILFMYMKPKSKEKLNSGDMDATDKLISMFYGVVTPMVNPLIYSLRNKDVKEAAKHLLRRKVFNK; this is encoded by the coding sequence atggaaTGGGACAACCAAACCATTCTGGTGGAATTTTTCCTGAAGGGGCTTTCTGGGTACCCAAGGCTTGAGCTACTCTTTTTTGTGCTCATCTTAATAATGTATGTGGTCATCCTTCTGGGCAATGGCACCCTTATTTTAATCAGCATCTTAGACTCCCACCTTCACACCCCTATGTACTTCTTCCTGGGGAACCTCTCCTTCTTGGACATTTCCTACACCACCACCTCCATCCCCTCCACACTGGTGAGCTTTCTCTCAGAAAGAAAGACCATCTCCTTTACTGGCTGTGCAGTGCAGATGTTCCTCGGCTTGGCCATGGGGACAACAGAGTGTGTGCTCCTGGGCATGATGGCTGTTGACCGATATGTGGCTATCTGCAACCCTCTGAGATACCCTGTCATCGTGAGCAAGGAATCCTATGTGCCCATGGCAGCTGGGTCCTGGATCATAGGAGTTGTCAACTCTGCAGTACAAACTGTGTTTGTAGTACAATTGCCTTTCTGTAGGAATAACGTCATCAACCATTTCTCCTGTGAAATTCTGGCTGTCATGAAATTGGCCTGTGCTGACATCTCAGGTAATGAGTTCATCATGCTTGTGGCCACAACATTGTTCATATTGACACCACTGTTATTAATCATTGTCTCTTATACATTAATCATTGTCAGCATCCTCAAAATTCGTTCTTCTGAGGGGAGAAGCAAAGTCTTCTCCACCTGCTCAGCCCACTTGACTGTGGTGATAATATTCTATGGAACCATTCTCTTCATGTACATGAAGCCCAAGTCTAAAGAGAAACTTAATTCAGGTGACATGGACGCTACTGACAAACTTATATCCATGTTCTATGGGGTTGTTACTCCTATGGTGAATCCTTTAATCTACAGTCTTaggaacaaggatgtgaaggaaGCAGCAAAACACCTACTGAGAAGAAAAGTTTTTAACAAGTAA